A window of Desulfovibrio oxyclinae DSM 11498 genomic DNA:
GCAGCAAGGCGTAGCGGAAGAGTACGACCTGCCAGACATATTGATAGCGGGAGGCTACCCGGAAGCCATGACGCGTAAAACGCATAAGCGAAGAAACGCATGGTTCGATTCTTACCTGACAACCATCGTTGAGCGAGACATCCGCGACATTGCACGTGTCCAGGAGACAGCCACCATGCTCAGACTGGTGCGCCTGCTCGCAACGCGCACGTCGAGCCAGCTCAACCAGTCCGAAGTGTCCAGAACCATGCAAATGCCAAATGCGACGCTCGGACGGTACATAGACCTGCTTGAGAAGGTTTTCCTCATCCACTTTCTTCCGGCCTGGGCCCCCAACCTCGGCAAACGCCTCGTCAAGTCGCCCAAGCTTTACATGGTGGACTGCGGCCTTGCAGCCCACCTCATGGGCGCTGACGCTGATAGGTTGCTAAACACGCCGGAACTCGCAGGCCAGCTCCTCGAAACCTTCGTGGTCAACGAAATACTCAAGCACCTGACGTGGAGTAATGTTTCGGCCACCCCCTATCACTTCCGCACTCATGCAGGCCTTGAGGTAGACCTCATTCTGGAAAAGCCGTCCGGCAAGATCGGATGCGTTGAAATCAAACACTCCGCACAAGTCGCACCGAAGCACTTCCGTGGGCTGAAAGCAGTGAAAAACGATCTCGGAGACAAGTTCCAATCAGGTGTGGTGCTGTATGGAGGGACGGAGGTAGTCCCATTTGGTGAGGATATGTTTGCAGTCCCCATCAGCGCACTATGGGGATAGGCACATTGGATGCTCACCCTCCTGACAATTACTCAGTAAGTCATCTCAAGCGAATTGGCTGGATTTATTAAAAAAATGGGTCACACCTTCTATTGTAGCAAAGTCAAAAACAACAAGTAACCGCCTAAAAATCATGCCTTTTTCCTTGGTATACCGAGTGTATACCAGGATACGCCTTTTTGCCCCGGTATACGGAAATCTTAAAAATAAATTCAATCATTTCAAGACTTAATTCCCAGATTTTGTCTTCGTAATCAGTAGGTCGTCAGTTCAACTCTGATCTCTGGCTCCAACGAAATCAAGCACTTACGACAAGTCGTAAGTGCTTTTTTTGTGCCTTGGTATACGCCTTGGTATACATTTGAGTGCAGGGGGATGTCCTGGGGTGGCCGGGGTGTATACATTAGAAAGGACGGCATACACTTGGTAACGACGGTAACAATATTACATCAAAACAGTCTGTAACACCCTCAGATACTAAAATGTTGGCAAAATGAAAAATTTTAGCCTATATGAAATTCTCGAAATCAATAATCACACACGAATATCTCAGTCTAAACACTAGGTAATACTACATGCGCTTTCGAAGCATTCAAAAATGGAATGATTTAGAAAACTCAAAGAATTTATTATTCTTTGCCCAAATAGTTGATGAATTACTATTTGATTTCTCGCTAGACACATACAAGCCTTCAGCTATGAACCCTAGCATACTCTGCAACGAAGCGATGTTAACAATAATCAACATCGATGAGGGAGTAATATCACGACCGAACCTAACTCATATTTTAGATGAGTTACATGACCAAATTTCCAAAGATGAAGTTGCACAGTCCCTCATATCACAAGACTTGGGATTCACATACAAGATACTGAAGGATCCTGGATGCACTTTTGAAGAAAGGAAGACATTAATTGGTATTCTTTTAACGCAACTCGATATTCCACAATACAAAAATAAGATCGAAAAGCTTATAGAGCAATCAATTATTGATGAACAATTCTCCCCTTCTAGGATTCGAGCATTAGCCCGCTCATACATTACAACACTTATAAACTTCGGATACAGCCAAAGACATATCAATAAAGCCTCTCAAAACTATTTTTTCTATGGCGCAAACACAATTTCTGGGAATAATGACATTAAGGTGTATTTTGAACTATTTAAATCGACACTTAAGGAATACACACTCATATACAAAGCATCTAAACAAATAGTTTCGATTAAAGATTCCTGCATAAAACTTGGAATACAAGTTCATGAAAACACCGACGGTTTCGGCGCGGATTTTGATCAAGAGCTATTCAAGCTGGGTGAAAACGAAGTCTATATAAGCATACTCAAAAACTCATTAGACAAATACAGAGCAAGATCTTTAGCAGACAAAGATATTGAACAAGCTCTTACGGTATACAAAATATTCAATCATAAAGAGCCTATCGCCATTTCCTCAAAATGCATAATTTTTGACAAAGACTCTGAGTCATATTCTTCTTCCCCTGCACCTATAAACACAATGCTAAAGTGCAGTGATTCAAAATCATCAGTTGCAGCGAAAAAAATGAACCAGTTCGTGCCCGACTTCTCACTTGCACATGAATCTTTTTTAAAATTCCATCGCGCAGCAGAACTCCACTCGATGGCCTTGGAAAGCAGGTTCGAAGAAAATCAATTAATCAACCTATGGATAGCCCTTGAGTCAATTGTTCCCGTTAAATGGGAGGACAAAGACATCTCCAAAATCAAACACATTGTTGATTCAATCACCCCAGTGCTCAATATCAACTATTTTGACACATTGATGAATAACCTCCTCAAAGACTTGATACGCTGGAACAGAAGAGAATTAACGCATGCAGTTACTGGAGTTCAAGGGACAAGCTTAAGGGAAAAACTGACCAAGATTATAGCTCTTGGAATATATAAGACAAAAAGGGAACGATTAGAACAACAGTTTGGCGATTTTCATTTACTACGAGATCGCTTCAGTTTTTTTGTGTCTGCGTTTTCTTCACCCAAGACTATTGGAGCTATGCTAGAAAAACATACCCAAAGAGTTGGATGGCAGATTCGGAGAATTTATCGGGCAAGAAATATGATTGTACATAGTGGTAAGACTCCCTCCTTCACTAATATTCTCATTGAAAACACTCACGACTACCTTGATACAATCATGAAAACTACGATAAAATTATCGACTCACAACAAAAAAATAAGTTCAATACAACAAGCATTTATGTACTCAAATATCCAATACTCAGCCTTGATAAAATGGCTTTCAAAAAAAGACACAGAATTTTCCGATGATAACATCAATCGTATAATAGGAAATCCACTCGCAACTAATGATTTCTAATAGTCACTCCTCACCTCCACGACAACGTCCGCAAATCGTCTGACCTTGCTCCGGCACAGGACCATCAGCCCAGGAGCTGTCCCCATCTCGGCAAGCGTGAAGTAACCCCACTCTGCGTCATCGAAATCGCCATCCAGGACGACGCAGCCGAAGTACAGCCCCCTGCCGTTGGCCTCTGCCGCCATCCAGTGAGAGCCCGAGCCCAGCCGGAAGAAGTGCAGCCATATCTCCTTATCCTCGAAGGGGACGCCATCGTCTCCCCAAGCCTGGGCATCTTTGCTGTGTGCAGCCGGAACCCGTCAGCCATTCCATCCCCCTCCGTGCTGTTCCGACATGACCTCCTTGAACTCACGCACCCGCCACCCGTCCTCGACGCTAACCACGAACGGCCCTACCCTGAGTTCGGTCAACTCTGCCAGCGAGAAGTATGCCCACTCCAAGTTCATCATGTCGTCGTCCTGTGGTCCGAAGAACGGAGGCCACTTCTAAAACACGCTTACATGAAAAAACGCCCTGATAATCATGCAGGGCGGTTTTCATTAGTCCTTATTATCTTTTTTCGCGAGATGAAGACCGAAGTATCCAAGCAACAATTGGAATTGCAACCCCTAAAGCAATGAGTATGCCTCCTGACAGTCTGGGATACGCAATTGGAATATCTCGAATAGACATTTTCCCATCAATTGCTCCTTCCAACCCCATAAGAATCAGCGCAATCCCCAAGCCTAGATCCATCCACTTCAATCGCTTCAACGCCTTTTCCTCCATTCTTCAAGACGATCTATCGTTTCCTTTACACCCAATCCAAGTATTCCTGCTGATGATTGCGGCGGCTGCCCAGAGTTAAATGCGCCGTCAATCAACTCCGTCGCAGTCGCAACGTATCCCGGATTCAGCCTTCCAAATCTGGCAACAGCAGCCCCTCCCGCCCCCAAGACACCTGCTCCGACCGTACCCGCCTGGATTCCAGCAACTTTTTTCATGGAATCATGCACCCCCTCAGTAGCCGTGGGCTTATCCTTGCCATAGTTCTCGTCGATATTCTCGCCCAGCAAGTCTACGCCTTTGGCGGCTCCGTATAATCCAGTGCCTGCAATTGCCGTTACAAGCGTTTTCCCTATTATGAGAGGTGCTATAACTCCCATCAATCCGTTAGGATCATGGGCGTTAACCGGATCATCCAGACAATACCCGTACCAGTCCGGATCGCCGCCAGCGTCACCAATCGGGTCAGGGGCTGTCCAGCGCCCGGTGAAGGGATCATAGTCCCGCCAGCCGAACCTTACGAAGCCCAAATTCCTGTCATGAAGACCACCTGCAAACCCTATTGGCACCCGTATATCCGGGTTGGTGTCTCTGATTATTCCACCGAATGGGTCGTACAGGATTTCCTTTATCACGTTGTTTGCTGAGTCAGCAACAACACGGAGCGAGCCGACCTGGTCGTAGTGCAGCGTATAAACGGCGCCATCTTCACGGCGCATGGCCGAAGGCAACCGTTCATCGTTTTCGTACTCAAATTCATATCCCACGCCTCCGTCGTGGAATGCTGCAAGGCGAAGAAAGTCGAGCCACTGATATACTTCCACGGTCTGACCGTTGAGTTGCTTGGCGACCCGTTGCCCGTTGTCATCATGCAGAAAGGTAACGACGTGGTCCTGATTCTCTATCTTCATACTCAGCAGCCGATAGTCCGGCGCATATTCGTAGAGGTGGTACGTGCCACCATTTGCCCAAATACAGCGGAACCCGTTTGCGTCATGCGTGTAACCGCTGTTCCCCGCGGCCTGAAGTCGGTTGTCCGTTGTATACCGGTAGTCACGAAAGCGAGGTCCCACCGTTACAGGCAGATAGTCCCGCATGCGGCGACCTTCATTATCGTAGTACCCCTGAAAAATCAGGCGGTCATCCAGATGGGCTTGAAAAAGACGCCCTGCGTCATCATAGGAATAATTCCAGGTGACCTGCCGCCCTGCCACTGTTTCCTTTTTCTCGACTATGCGACCGTGTTGGTCGCCTTTCACCCGATATGAATACACTTCAGTCATAACGATACACCACTCATCATTTTGTTCCCGAAGACCATTCCCGGAAATCAGGACAAGAATACCACGGGTTTGGCGACAAAAGTGGGTGAAACAGCTTCGGAGGGACGAAATGCAACATTATGTCGGTCCTCGGCGCGTCCAGACAGGCAAGATACTTACTCTGGTTGACCGATTTGTCTTGACAGGATTTTGAACGAAGGACGTCTCCCCTCTCCTCCTGCTCATGAAAAGCGCACCTGTAACATGATACAAGTGCGCTCTCATTGACGATGTTTTCCACACAGCCACACGATGGCAGGCTGGCCGAAGGTGGACTAATGCATCAGGACCGCTCGCTATTCTCCTTCCTTCTCGATGCGACACATTAACGCGGAATGGGGCCAGCTGCCGATTTCCGGGCTACAGAATTCAGGAGCGTCCGGGCACAGGACGTTGGTATTCGACTCAAAAACTCCGAACAGTTCCGGTAGCTTGTCGCTTCTTTCAGGGAACCACCACGAATGTTGTGCGTCCGCCATGTGTGGGTGGATGGCATCCGTGACATGCACCCGCTGCCGGATCGATCCTAGCGGTGTCGAAATCACGGCCCAGTCGCCCTCGGCCAAACCAAGCTCTTTGGCGGTATCCGGATGAATCGATACCAGAGGATCCGGTATCTTCTTGCGGGCCTTTTCAATCTGCCGCTGCTCTGAATGATACATCGGCATGAATCTGCTTCCGGTTATCAGAATGATCGGATATTCGTCCGATATTGAGGAATCCCTGCTCTCGGGGCTCCAGATCGGCTCGCGATATGTGGGCAGGGGCTCCGCTCCAAGTTCTTCGAAGATAGAAGACTTCAGTTCAACCTTGCCGGACGGAGTGCCGAACCCGTGATTTTCGTACTGTCTGTATTCCCTCTTTCCGAGAAGACCGTTCTGCTCCGCCAGCTGCTGGAATGTCAGTCCGACCGGTTCCAGACAGTGGTCATAAACCTCTTCCACGGTCTCCCACGGCCAGTACTCTTCCTGTCCGAGCCGCACTCCAAGCCCGCGATAGAAATCATAGCTGCTGCGACGCTCCTCTATGCGCTCAATACCTTGCGGGCAGGCCACGCAGAACCCGCTGGTCAGCCACAGCTCCGGCTGTTCCACGGTGGTCGCTGCCGGGAAAACATAGTCGGCCATGGCTGCGGACGGAGTCATGTAATACTCCATGACCACATAGAGCTGAAGAGCCTGCAATGCCTCGAACACCTGCTTTGTATTGGGCAGGGCCAGAAGCGGATTGTTGGCCAGCGTGATGGCGGCGGTCACAGGGTACGGCTCGCCGGTTGTGATGGCGCTCATCACTTCCCTTGCATGAGCCAGATTGGAATGCCATGCCTCAGGCGCAGCGACGTATCCATGAGGCAGTTTCTTGTTGGCCGCCGAGTTCATTTCCCACCCAGGGAAACCGAAGAACGGATACTTGTCTATGCCCAGCTGCTTGGCCCGCTGCTCACCGGAGATCATGTCATTGAGTTCAAGAAACTCAAGGTCTCGAATCTTTCCGACTTCACCGGCCATACTGAAACCGTCGCCGCCCTCAATTTCCAGATTGCCCGTGATGGCGCGCAGGATCGCCCTGCCCCTCGCGCATTGCGTGGAGTTGACGCCTTGCTTGTCCAACCCAAGCCCGAAGGGAATGACCGCCGGGCCGGAGGTGGCGTACATTCTGGCGGATTCGGCAACCATCTCGGGAGGCACCGAGGTAATTTCGGCCACCTTTTCCAAGGTATAGGAATCCACTGCTTCCCAGAGCTCTTCAAATCCCACTGTCCAGTTGGCCACAAAATCCTTGTCATGCAAATCGTTTTCGATGATGTAGCGTATCCAGCCCAACATCAGGGCGAGGTCCGTCCCGGGGCGAATCTGCAGCCACAGATCGGCGGATTCAGCTTCTTTCGTCCGACGCGGGTCGATGACGATGAGCTTCGCGCCGTTTTTGCGTGCCTTGCTCACTTTGGGGTACATTCCCACGGGGCTCGACTTTGAAGCATTGCACCCCCACATGACGACGCAGCTCGCGGTCATGACCTCGCTGCCCATGACCATGCCGCCGTATGTGGCATACTCGGTGGCATAACTCGGACACATGCAGATGGTGTTCACGCCGCAGGTGTTGGGAGAGCCGAAGAGGTTGAAGAAGCGGCGGCAGTCCCAGTGGTAGGTCCGTTTGGTGCCGTGGGTGAAAGTCAGCGTTTCCGGGCCGAACTCATCCTTCAGCTTCCGCAGTTTATCGGCCACCTCGTCAAGAGCCTGATCCCAACTCACCCGTTCCCAGCGACCTTCCCCGCGTTTGCCGACACGCTTGAGCGGGTAATTCAACCTGTCCGGATGATATATGTGATCCAGCATCAGCCGTCCGCGTTCGCAAATGGCTCCGCGGGTGATCGGATGATCCGGATCCCCGGTGACTTTCACGACCTTGCCGTCTTCAATATGTAACAGCGTTCCACAGCGTGGATGACATAGGCCGCAATAACTTCTGCGCACTTCCATGGCTTCGGCTCCTGCTTTTCGATTCTTCGCCCTGACACCGCATACACCTGCATGCCAGTATACACATTACTGGCTCCGGCGTTCAAGGCTTCTCGCACCGCACTGCCATTGCGAGCGCCCTCCGCACTCTGCCGACAGGGCTGAATCCAGCCTGAACCAAAATAGACCGACGGTCAATTTTAAATTCGACTTGCGGTCGAAAAAACTGTTATTGACCACATATGCATTCGCGCAGAGTATTTTCCGCAAAGGATAACGCTCAGAGAGAAATCGGGGATATATGAAGAAAAGCACGCAAGTATCTGTCCACTCAGACGACAGGCCCACATCGCGCCGCGGCGCGCCTCCGGGGCCCCGCAAGGCAAGCCTTCGGCGCGCTGCGCTGATGGAAGCCGCCGAGAAGCTATTCATGGAGAAGGGATACACCGCCACGACCATGAACGGAGTAGCCGCTGCGGCCGGGTTCGCCAAAGGGACCTTATATCATTATTTCGCGAACAAGGCCGAACTGCTTCAGGCGCTGAGGGACGACTTTGACAAAGAGGTGACAAAGCGTATTCAGGCGCACGTCGAACGCTGCCCCGCCGGGGACTGGCGAGGACGGGTGAAAGCCTGGATCGAAGGCGCGGTGGAGAGTTATTTCGCCATGAGCGCGCTGCATGACGTGGTCATCTACGGCTCCGGGCAGCCGTTTCGCAACGCGATGACACACTCCGAGGTGACGCGCCATCTTGCCGGGCTTATCAGCGACGGGGCACGAGCCGGAGCATGGAAGGTCGATGATGAACGCTGGCTTGCGGTGATGATGTTCTACAGCTTTCGCGGCGGCTGCGACGAAGCCATGCTCGGCACGCAACGCCCCGAGGACCTTCCGGAAAAA
This region includes:
- a CDS encoding ATP-binding protein — its product is MIRRNITQELLEALADSPVLFLRGARQVGKSTLVKDLLADAFEAKYVTLDNATVLALAGGDPTAFIAGQPRPLIIDEVQRVPELLLAIKEAVDADRKPGDFLLTGSANLLTLPLVSDSLAGRMEIQTLWPLSQAEVHERKTDFVQALFDKDFGQQGVAEEYDLPDILIAGGYPEAMTRKTHKRRNAWFDSYLTTIVERDIRDIARVQETATMLRLVRLLATRTSSQLNQSEVSRTMQMPNATLGRYIDLLEKVFLIHFLPAWAPNLGKRLVKSPKLYMVDCGLAAHLMGADADRLLNTPELAGQLLETFVVNEILKHLTWSNVSATPYHFRTHAGLEVDLILEKPSGKIGCVEIKHSAQVAPKHFRGLKAVKNDLGDKFQSGVVLYGGTEVVPFGEDMFAVPISALWG
- a CDS encoding RHS repeat domain-containing protein, giving the protein MTEVYSYRVKGDQHGRIVEKKETVAGRQVTWNYSYDDAGRLFQAHLDDRLIFQGYYDNEGRRMRDYLPVTVGPRFRDYRYTTDNRLQAAGNSGYTHDANGFRCIWANGGTYHLYEYAPDYRLLSMKIENQDHVVTFLHDDNGQRVAKQLNGQTVEVYQWLDFLRLAAFHDGGVGYEFEYENDERLPSAMRREDGAVYTLHYDQVGSLRVVADSANNVIKEILYDPFGGIIRDTNPDIRVPIGFAGGLHDRNLGFVRFGWRDYDPFTGRWTAPDPIGDAGGDPDWYGYCLDDPVNAHDPNGLMGVIAPLIIGKTLVTAIAGTGLYGAAKGVDLLGENIDENYGKDKPTATEGVHDSMKKVAGIQAGTVGAGVLGAGGAAVARFGRLNPGYVATATELIDGAFNSGQPPQSSAGILGLGVKETIDRLEEWRKRR
- a CDS encoding molybdopterin-containing oxidoreductase family protein, with amino-acid sequence MEVRRSYCGLCHPRCGTLLHIEDGKVVKVTGDPDHPITRGAICERGRLMLDHIYHPDRLNYPLKRVGKRGEGRWERVSWDQALDEVADKLRKLKDEFGPETLTFTHGTKRTYHWDCRRFFNLFGSPNTCGVNTICMCPSYATEYATYGGMVMGSEVMTASCVVMWGCNASKSSPVGMYPKVSKARKNGAKLIVIDPRRTKEAESADLWLQIRPGTDLALMLGWIRYIIENDLHDKDFVANWTVGFEELWEAVDSYTLEKVAEITSVPPEMVAESARMYATSGPAVIPFGLGLDKQGVNSTQCARGRAILRAITGNLEIEGGDGFSMAGEVGKIRDLEFLELNDMISGEQRAKQLGIDKYPFFGFPGWEMNSAANKKLPHGYVAAPEAWHSNLAHAREVMSAITTGEPYPVTAAITLANNPLLALPNTKQVFEALQALQLYVVMEYYMTPSAAMADYVFPAATTVEQPELWLTSGFCVACPQGIERIEERRSSYDFYRGLGVRLGQEEYWPWETVEEVYDHCLEPVGLTFQQLAEQNGLLGKREYRQYENHGFGTPSGKVELKSSIFEELGAEPLPTYREPIWSPESRDSSISDEYPIILITGSRFMPMYHSEQRQIEKARKKIPDPLVSIHPDTAKELGLAEGDWAVISTPLGSIRQRVHVTDAIHPHMADAQHSWWFPERSDKLPELFGVFESNTNVLCPDAPEFCSPEIGSWPHSALMCRIEKEGE
- a CDS encoding TetR/AcrR family transcriptional regulator, with the translated sequence MEAAEKLFMEKGYTATTMNGVAAAAGFAKGTLYHYFANKAELLQALRDDFDKEVTKRIQAHVERCPAGDWRGRVKAWIEGAVESYFAMSALHDVVIYGSGQPFRNAMTHSEVTRHLAGLISDGARAGAWKVDDERWLAVMMFYSFRGGCDEAMLGTQRPEDLPEKLYELFLRMLGVS